Within Halorubrum lacusprofundi ATCC 49239, the genomic segment AGACGACCGGTGAGCGCGTGAAGGGACTCGACGACGTGGTCATCATCAACGTGCTCCGGGCCGCGACGCCGTTCGTCGAGGGGCTGTTGAAGGCGTTCCCCCGCGCGAAGCAGGGCGTCATCTCCGCCGGCCGCGACGAGGAGGCCGGGATGACCGACGACGGTGAGTTTCCGATCACGATCGACTACGTGAAACTGCCCGAGATCCGGCCCGAGGACACCGTGATCGTCGCGGACCCGATGCTTGCCACCGGCTCGACGATGTGCGCCGTGCTCGACCACGTCCTCGACGAGGCCGACGCCTTCGAGGACCTGTTCGTCCTCTCGGCGGTCTCCGCGCCCGAGGGGCTCGTCCGGGTGAGCGAATCGGTCCCCGAGGCCGACCTACTCACGGTCGCCATCGACGACCGCCTCGACGACGACGGGTTCATCCTCCCCGGACTCGGCGACGCCGGCGACCGCGCGTTCCGGACGGTTTGAGGTCGCGGCGGCGGCAGCGACTAGCCGCTCCCGCCGACGTACTTTTAAGAGTCGCCCGCGCGACCGATCGGTATGAGCGACGCGCCGACGACCGAGCCCTGCGACGACTGCGGCGACCCCACCACGGACGCGCTCGCACGCACCGTCCGGCTGAGCGTCGACCGCGCGAACATCGACACCCAGCGGCTCTGTCCCGACTGCTTTGCCGACTGGATCCAGCGCTATCAGGATCGGCTCGGCTCCGGCCCCGACGACGACGACAGCGGCAGCTCCGAGATCATCGTCGACTGAGCGGTCGGGAGCCGTCCACGCTTCTCATCGACACGGCAACGTCCGTCCCGACCGCCCGTCTTAAGCCGCGGCGGCACGGACGACGACGTAATGGATCTCGCCATCGACGCCCCGACTCCGGCGGCGCCCGACTGCGCCGACGACGGGACGTGGCTCGCCTGCATCGAGTGCGACGAGACGTTCGCCCCCTTCGAGGCAGTCCGGTACACCTGCGACGAGTGTGACGGTCTGCTCGAAGTACGCTATGACGACCCGCCGACGTTCGACGACTTCGGCTCGGGCGCCGCCTCCGAGGGCCCCGATCGCGGCGTCTGGCGCTACCGCGAGGCGCTCCCGTTCGATCTGGGCGTGACGCTCCCCGAGGGCGGCACCCCGCTGCACACCGTTCCCCGAATCGAGGAGGCGGTCGGCGTCGAGACGCTCCGGGTCAAACACGAGGGGATGAACCCCACCGGCTCGTTCAAGGACCGCGGGATGACCGTCGGCGTCCGAGTCGCCGAGGAACTTGGCGTCGGCGCGCTCGCCTGTGCGTCCACCGGGAACACCTCCGCCGCGCTGGCGGCGTACGGCGGCCGCGGCGGGATGGAAACGCTCGTGCTCCTTCCGAAGGGGAAGGTCGCCGCCGGGAAGATCGCGCAGGCGAGTCTCCACGGCGCCCGCATCCTCGAAGTCGACGGCAACTTCGACGCCTGTCTCGACATCGTCCAAGAACTGGCCGCCCGCGGCGAGGCGTACCTGCTCAACTCACTGAACCCGTTCCGCTTAGAGGGCCAGAAGACGATCGGCTTCGAGATATTAGAGGAGTTCCGAGACGACTACGGGACCTTCCCGGACCGGATCGTCCTCCCCGTCGGCAACGCGGGTAACACCTCGGCGCTGTACAAGGCGTTTCGCGAGCTGGTCCAGTCGGGCGCGCTCGACGTCGACGAGGTCCCCAAACTGACCGGCGTGCAGGCCGAAGGCGCCGCCCCGATGGTCGAGGCGATCGAGGAGGGCAACGACGAGGTTCGGCGCTGGGAAGAGGTCGAGACGCGCGCGACCGCGATCCGCATCGGGAACCCGGTCAACGCCCCGAAGGCGCTCCCGGGGATCCGGAACACCGGCGGCACGGCGGTCGCCGTCAGCGACGACGAGATCACCGACGCGCAGCGCGACCTCGCCGAGGAGGGCGTCGGCGTCGAACCCGCC encodes:
- a CDS encoding DUF7569 family protein, with protein sequence MSDAPTTEPCDDCGDPTTDALARTVRLSVDRANIDTQRLCPDCFADWIQRYQDRLGSGPDDDDSGSSEIIVD
- the upp gene encoding uracil phosphoribosyltransferase, whose amino-acid sequence is MTIEDRDDAHLITHALAKDTLSRLRDVETEQVAFRKGLVKLGRICGYEIIDGAMETEYVPVQTPLQETTGERVKGLDDVVIINVLRAATPFVEGLLKAFPRAKQGVISAGRDEEAGMTDDGEFPITIDYVKLPEIRPEDTVIVADPMLATGSTMCAVLDHVLDEADAFEDLFVLSAVSAPEGLVRVSESVPEADLLTVAIDDRLDDDGFILPGLGDAGDRAFRTV
- the thrC gene encoding threonine synthase yields the protein MDLAIDAPTPAAPDCADDGTWLACIECDETFAPFEAVRYTCDECDGLLEVRYDDPPTFDDFGSGAASEGPDRGVWRYREALPFDLGVTLPEGGTPLHTVPRIEEAVGVETLRVKHEGMNPTGSFKDRGMTVGVRVAEELGVGALACASTGNTSAALAAYGGRGGMETLVLLPKGKVAAGKIAQASLHGARILEVDGNFDACLDIVQELAARGEAYLLNSLNPFRLEGQKTIGFEILEEFRDDYGTFPDRIVLPVGNAGNTSALYKAFRELVQSGALDVDEVPKLTGVQAEGAAPMVEAIEEGNDEVRRWEEVETRATAIRIGNPVNAPKALPGIRNTGGTAVAVSDDEITDAQRDLAEEGVGVEPASAASLAGLRKLRREGVVEDDEQVVCLTTGHLLKDPDAAYEAGSDPEPVPNDVDAVVEHLRD